In the genome of Drosophila yakuba strain Tai18E2 chromosome 3R, Prin_Dyak_Tai18E2_2.1, whole genome shotgun sequence, one region contains:
- the LOC6536241 gene encoding ATP-dependent RNA helicase bel isoform X2: protein MSNAINQNGTGLEQQVAGLDLNGGSADYSGPITSKTSTNSVTGGVYVPPHLRGGGGNNNAADAESQGQGQGQGFDSRSGNPRQESRDPQQSRGGGGEYRRGGGGGGRGFNRQSGDYGFGNGGGGGGRRGGGGRFEDNYNGGEFDSRRGGDWNRSGGGGGGRGFGRGPSYRGGSGSNLNEQTAEDGQAQQQQPRNDRWQEPERSAGFDGSEGGPPAGGNRSYNNRGERGGGGYNSRWKEGGGSNVDYTKLGARDERLEVELFGVGNTGINFDKYEDIPVEATGQNVPPNITSFDDVQLTEIIRNNVALARYDKPTPVQKYAIPIIINGRDLMACAQTGSGKTAAFLVPILNQMYELGHVPPPQSTRQYSRRKQYPLGLVLAPTRELATQIFEEAKKFAYRSRMRPAVLYGGNNTSEQMRELDRGCHLIVATPGRLEDMITRGKVGLENIRFLVLDEADRMLDMGFEPQIRRIVEQLNMPPTGQRQTLMFSATFPKQIQELASDFLSNYIFLAVGRVGSTSENITQTILWVYEPDKRSYLLDLLSSIRDGPEYTKDSLTLIFVETKKGADSLEEFLYQCNHPVTSIHGDRTQKEREEALRCFRSGDCPILVATAVAARGLDIPHVKHVINFDLPSDVEEYVHRIGRTGRMGNLGVATSFFNEKNRNICSDLLELLIETKQEIPSFMEDMSSDRGHGGAKRAGRGGGGRYGGGFGSRDYRQSSGGGGGGRSGPPPRSGGSGSGGGGGSYRSNGNSYGGNSGGGGYYGGGAGGGSYGGSYGGSASHSSNAPDWWAQ from the exons ATGAGTAATGCTATTAACCAAAATGGCACAGGTCTAGAGCAGCAA GTTGCTGGTCTGGACTTGAATGGCGGCTCTGCTGACTACAGCGGCCCCATAACAAGCAAGACTTCCACTAACTCGGTCACCGGTGGTGTGTATGTGCCCCCGCATCttcgtggtggtggtggcaatAACAACGCAGCGGACGCAGAAAGCCAGGGCCAAGGACAAGGCCAGGGCTTCGACTCCAGATCCGGGAATCCGCGCCAGGAGAGTAGGGACCCGCAACAGTCGCGCGGCGGCGGAGGCGAATACCGCagaggcggcggcggtggaggtCGCGGCTTCAATCGCCAGAGCGGCGACTACGGTTTCGGaaacggcggcggcggcggaggacgACGTGGAGGTGGTGGTCGCTTCGAGGACAACTACAACG GTGGTGAATTCGACTCGCGTCGCGGCGGTGACTGGAATCGCagcggcggaggcggaggaggtCGCGGTTTTGGACGCGGACCATCATACCGCGGCGGAAGCGGTAGTAACCTCAACGAGCAGACTGCCGAGGATGGCcaggcacagcagcagcagccacgcAACGATCGCTGGCAGGAGCCAGAACGCTCTGCCGGATTCGATGGCAGCGAGGGCGGACCGCCTGCCGGCGGCAACAGAAGCTACAACAATCGTGGCGAGCGCGGAGGCGGCGGTTACAACAGCCGTTGGAAGGAGGGCGGCGGCTCAAACGTCGACTACACAAAGCTGGGCGCCCGAGACGAGCGCCTGGAGGTGGAGCTATTCGGCGTGGGCAATACGGGAATCAATTTTGACAAATACGAGGATATACCCGTGGAAGCGACGGGCCAGAATGTGCCCCCGAACATCACATCGTTCGATGATGTGCAGCTGACGGAGATTATCCGAAACAACGTGGCCCTAGCACGTTATGACAAACCGACACCGGTGCAGAAGTACGCCATTCCGATCATTATCAATGGCCGAGATCTAATGGCCTGCGCCCAGACCGGATCCGGCAAGACGGCCGCCTTCCTGGTGCCGATTCTCAACCAGATGTACGAGCTGGGGCATGTGCCCCCGCCGCAAAGCACCCGGCAGTACAGCCGGCGCAAGCAGTATCCTTTGGGTCTGGTGCTGGCGCCGACCCGCGAACTGGCCACCCAGATCTTTGAGGAGGCCAAGAAGTTCGCCTATCGCTCCCGGATGCGCCCGGCAGTGCTGTACGGCGGCAACAATACCAGTGAGCAGATGCGCGAGCTGGACCGCGGTTGCCACCTGATTGTGGCCACACCCGGTCGCCTGGAGGATATGATTACACGCGGCAAAGTGGGACTGGAAAACATTCGGTTCCTTGTTCTGGATGAGGCTGATCGTATGTTGGACATGGGTTTCGAGCCGCAGATCCGCCGCATCGTCGAACAGCTGAACATGCCGCCAACCGGGCAGCGCCAGACGCTTATGTTCTCGGCCACATTCCCCAAGCAGATCCAGGAGCTGGCCAGCGATTTCCTCAGCAACTACATTTTCTTGGCCGTTGGTCGTGTGGGCTCCACCTCTGAAAACATTACGCAGACCATCCTGTGGGTCTACGAGCCCGATAAGCGCTCGTATCTGCTGGATCTGCTCTCGTCTATCCGCGATGGCCCCGAATATACCAAAGACAGCCTAACGCTGATCTTTGTGGAGACTAAGAAGGGTGCAGACTCGCTGGAGGAGTTCCTGTACCAGTGCAACCATCCCGTGACCAGCATCCACGGTGATCGCACGCAGAAGGAGCGTGAAGAGGCTCTGCGCTGCTTCCGCTCGGGCGACTGCCCCATCCTGGTGGCCACTGCTGTGGCCGCTCGTGGCCTGGACATTCCGCACGTGAAGCACGTTATCAACTTTGACCTGCCCTCGGATGTGGAGGAGTATGTCCACCGTATCGGACGTACCGGACGTATGGGTAATCTCGGTGTGGCCACCTCCTTCTTCAACGAGAAGAACCGCAACATTTGCTCCGATCTCTTGGAACTGCTGATCGAAACGAAGCAGGAGATCCCCAGTTTCATGGAGGACATGAGCTCGGATCGCGGCCATGGCGGAGCCAAGCGGGCTGGACGCGGCGGTGGTGGACGTTATGGTGGCGGCTTCGGCTCCAGGGATTACCGTCAAAGCTCtggcggaggcggtggcggaCGCAGTGGACCACCACCACGCAGCGGTGGCTCTGGATCGGGAGGCGGCGGTGGAAGTTACCGCAGCAATGGAAACTCGTACG gCGGCAATTCAGGCGGCGGTGGATATTATGGCGGCGGCGCCGGTGGTGGCTCCTATGGCGGCTCCTACGGCGGTAGTGCCTCGCACTCGTCCAACGCGCCCGACTGGTGGGCTCAATGA
- the LOC6536241 gene encoding ATP-dependent RNA helicase bel isoform X1 yields the protein MSNAINQNGTGLEQQVAGLDLNGGSADYSGPITSKTSTNSVTGGVYVPPHLRGGGGNNNAADAESQGQGQGQGFDSRSGNPRQESRDPQQSRGGGGEYRRGGGGGGRGFNRQSGDYGFGNGGGGGGRRGGGGRFEDNYNGGEFDSRRGGDWNRSGGGGGGRGFGRGPSYRGGSGSNLNEQTAEDGQAQQQQPRNDRWQEPERSAGFDGSEGGPPAGGNRSYNNRGERGGGGYNSRWKEGGGSNVDYTKLGARDERLEVELFGVGNTGINFDKYEDIPVEATGQNVPPNITSFDDVQLTEIIRNNVALARYDKPTPVQKYAIPIIINGRDLMACAQTGSGKTAAFLVPILNQMYELGHVPPPQSTRQYSRRKQYPLGLVLAPTRELATQIFEEAKKFAYRSRMRPAVLYGGNNTSEQMRELDRGCHLIVATPGRLEDMITRGKVGLENIRFLVLDEADRMLDMGFEPQIRRIVEQLNMPPTGQRQTLMFSATFPKQIQELASDFLSNYIFLAVGRVGSTSENITQTILWVYEPDKRSYLLDLLSSIRDGPEYTKDSLTLIFVETKKGADSLEEFLYQCNHPVTSIHGDRTQKEREEALRCFRSGDCPILVATAVAARGLDIPHVKHVINFDLPSDVEEYVHRIGRTGRMGNLGVATSFFNEKNRNICSDLLELLIETKQEIPSFMEDMSSDRGHGGAKRAGRGGGGRYGGGFGSRDYRQSSGGGGGGRSGPPPRSGGSGSGGGGGSYRSNGNSYGKFGGNSGGGGYYGGGAGGGSYGGSYGGSASHSSNAPDWWAQ from the exons ATGAGTAATGCTATTAACCAAAATGGCACAGGTCTAGAGCAGCAA GTTGCTGGTCTGGACTTGAATGGCGGCTCTGCTGACTACAGCGGCCCCATAACAAGCAAGACTTCCACTAACTCGGTCACCGGTGGTGTGTATGTGCCCCCGCATCttcgtggtggtggtggcaatAACAACGCAGCGGACGCAGAAAGCCAGGGCCAAGGACAAGGCCAGGGCTTCGACTCCAGATCCGGGAATCCGCGCCAGGAGAGTAGGGACCCGCAACAGTCGCGCGGCGGCGGAGGCGAATACCGCagaggcggcggcggtggaggtCGCGGCTTCAATCGCCAGAGCGGCGACTACGGTTTCGGaaacggcggcggcggcggaggacgACGTGGAGGTGGTGGTCGCTTCGAGGACAACTACAACG GTGGTGAATTCGACTCGCGTCGCGGCGGTGACTGGAATCGCagcggcggaggcggaggaggtCGCGGTTTTGGACGCGGACCATCATACCGCGGCGGAAGCGGTAGTAACCTCAACGAGCAGACTGCCGAGGATGGCcaggcacagcagcagcagccacgcAACGATCGCTGGCAGGAGCCAGAACGCTCTGCCGGATTCGATGGCAGCGAGGGCGGACCGCCTGCCGGCGGCAACAGAAGCTACAACAATCGTGGCGAGCGCGGAGGCGGCGGTTACAACAGCCGTTGGAAGGAGGGCGGCGGCTCAAACGTCGACTACACAAAGCTGGGCGCCCGAGACGAGCGCCTGGAGGTGGAGCTATTCGGCGTGGGCAATACGGGAATCAATTTTGACAAATACGAGGATATACCCGTGGAAGCGACGGGCCAGAATGTGCCCCCGAACATCACATCGTTCGATGATGTGCAGCTGACGGAGATTATCCGAAACAACGTGGCCCTAGCACGTTATGACAAACCGACACCGGTGCAGAAGTACGCCATTCCGATCATTATCAATGGCCGAGATCTAATGGCCTGCGCCCAGACCGGATCCGGCAAGACGGCCGCCTTCCTGGTGCCGATTCTCAACCAGATGTACGAGCTGGGGCATGTGCCCCCGCCGCAAAGCACCCGGCAGTACAGCCGGCGCAAGCAGTATCCTTTGGGTCTGGTGCTGGCGCCGACCCGCGAACTGGCCACCCAGATCTTTGAGGAGGCCAAGAAGTTCGCCTATCGCTCCCGGATGCGCCCGGCAGTGCTGTACGGCGGCAACAATACCAGTGAGCAGATGCGCGAGCTGGACCGCGGTTGCCACCTGATTGTGGCCACACCCGGTCGCCTGGAGGATATGATTACACGCGGCAAAGTGGGACTGGAAAACATTCGGTTCCTTGTTCTGGATGAGGCTGATCGTATGTTGGACATGGGTTTCGAGCCGCAGATCCGCCGCATCGTCGAACAGCTGAACATGCCGCCAACCGGGCAGCGCCAGACGCTTATGTTCTCGGCCACATTCCCCAAGCAGATCCAGGAGCTGGCCAGCGATTTCCTCAGCAACTACATTTTCTTGGCCGTTGGTCGTGTGGGCTCCACCTCTGAAAACATTACGCAGACCATCCTGTGGGTCTACGAGCCCGATAAGCGCTCGTATCTGCTGGATCTGCTCTCGTCTATCCGCGATGGCCCCGAATATACCAAAGACAGCCTAACGCTGATCTTTGTGGAGACTAAGAAGGGTGCAGACTCGCTGGAGGAGTTCCTGTACCAGTGCAACCATCCCGTGACCAGCATCCACGGTGATCGCACGCAGAAGGAGCGTGAAGAGGCTCTGCGCTGCTTCCGCTCGGGCGACTGCCCCATCCTGGTGGCCACTGCTGTGGCCGCTCGTGGCCTGGACATTCCGCACGTGAAGCACGTTATCAACTTTGACCTGCCCTCGGATGTGGAGGAGTATGTCCACCGTATCGGACGTACCGGACGTATGGGTAATCTCGGTGTGGCCACCTCCTTCTTCAACGAGAAGAACCGCAACATTTGCTCCGATCTCTTGGAACTGCTGATCGAAACGAAGCAGGAGATCCCCAGTTTCATGGAGGACATGAGCTCGGATCGCGGCCATGGCGGAGCCAAGCGGGCTGGACGCGGCGGTGGTGGACGTTATGGTGGCGGCTTCGGCTCCAGGGATTACCGTCAAAGCTCtggcggaggcggtggcggaCGCAGTGGACCACCACCACGCAGCGGTGGCTCTGGATCGGGAGGCGGCGGTGGAAGTTACCGCAGCAATGGAAACTCGTACGGTAAGTTTG gCGGCAATTCAGGCGGCGGTGGATATTATGGCGGCGGCGCCGGTGGTGGCTCCTATGGCGGCTCCTACGGCGGTAGTGCCTCGCACTCGTCCAACGCGCCCGACTGGTGGGCTCAATGA
- the LOC6536242 gene encoding Hermansky-Pudlak syndrome 5 protein homolog, producing MADTYCLTNFIDFSLSLSLPLKHHNRIKYTCFDISDSYIIFGASSGSLYLFNRNGKFLLLIPNKHGAITSLSISANSKYVAFATQRSLICVYAVNLSAQATPQVIFTHLDQSVQVTCIHWTQDEKQFYYGDSRGQVSLVLLSSFIGHSLLFNMTVHPLLYLDSPIVQIDDFESLLLVSNCSKCILCNTEYEEYKQIGNRPRDGAFGACFFVSPQESLQPSRIYCARPGSRVWEVDFEGEVIQTHQFKSALATAPARIQRPGSGTDELDANAELLDYQPQNLQFAKVQKLNEDFLLAYTELGLYVFDVRRSAVVLWSNQFERIADCRSSGSEIFVFTQSGALYSVQLQTLQSHAVSLIQQSKLLPCANLLRQHVRYFADKAREDYELKQLNPLKQHLIERQEYELLNDISVIFDAITQCTGSALDTHSSGGSSATTERSLSGGSSSRAPPKGVYVLENAFCDNLKQPLKTGHFKDALLTVTGKFGKNIIKYKFNIFAEEQQQLVRELIPASERSLPFKDIKARYESGSEDQEEEIVRRCKKPAPQAPHISPEEKTLYNLYLIAKSAKFSRTQCVDRYRGVFDEYAAGELVNLLEKLAQVMVEHGDKPDQAQRNCYEMYFDYLDPEMIWEVDDATRDHIAAGFVLLNAPENAEIVKCEHCSFPLRFDTSCQYHELGAVLLRYFWSRGEQLKCFDVVQSVPALLDVLAKFYLAEQNLTKVVAIVLNYGLPELLADVGKQLSVGAWGRCFEQFVELQRGGRLVCANCECISGVEQEQLGRHFFYNWNCFLNIALDHMSAGDTLALIFKWSSYIPNDAIDREFYSRCLLKG from the exons ATGGCCGACACATACTGCCTGACAaactttattgatttttcgctgtcgctgtcgctgccgCTGAAACACCACAATCGCATCAAG TACACCTGCTTCGACATCTCCGACAGCTATATCATATTCGGGGCCTCATCCGGATCGCTGTATCTGTTCAATCGGAACGGCAAGTTCCTGCTCTTGATACCGAACAAGCATGGAGCAATCACCAGCCTCAGCATTTCGGCAAACAGCAAATATGTGGCTTTTGCGACGCAACGTTCGCTGATCTGTGTGTACGCCGTGAATTTGTCCGCCCAGGCCACGCCGCAAGTGATTTTTACTCATCTGGACCAGTCCGTACAGGTGACATGCATCCACTGGACGCAGGATGAGAAGCAGTTCTACTATGGCGACTCCCGAGGACAGGTCAGCCTCGTGTTGCTCTCCTCGTTCATCGGACACAGTCTGCTGTTCAACATGACAGTGCATCCGCTGCTCTACCTGGACTCTCCCATCGTACAAATCGACGATTTTGAGTCCCTACTGCTGGTGTCCAACTGCTCCAAGTGCATTCTGTGCAACACAGAGTACGAGGAATACAAACAA ATTGGTAACCGTCCGCGGGATGGAGCCTTTGGCGCCTGCTTCTTTGTCTCTCCGCAGGAGTCTTTGCAGCCATCGCGGATCTACTGCGCCCGACCAGGCAGTCGTGTGTGGGAGGTGGACTTTGAGGGCGAGGTGATACAGACGCACCAGTTCAAGAGCGCCCTAGCCACCGCTCCTGCCAGGATTCAGCGACCTGGTAGCGGCACAGACGAACTAGACGCCAATGCCGAGCTGCTGGACTATCAGCCGCAGAATCTACAGTTCGCTAAGGTCCAAAAGTTGAACGAGGACTTCCTGCTGGCCTATACAGAGCTGGGACTGTATGTGTTTGATGTTCGACGATCGGCGGTGGTGCTGTGGTCCAATCAGTTCGAGAGAATCGCCGACTGCCGCTCCTCGGGTTCGGAGATCTTTGTGTTTACGCAGTCCGGCGCTCTTTATAGTGTCCAGCTGCAGACGCTGCAATCGCACGCAGTTTCTCTGATACAACAATCCAAATTGCTGCCTTGCGCCAATCTACTCCGCCAGCATGTCCGATATTTTGCGGACAAGGCTCGTGAGGATTACGAGCTGAAGCAGTTAAATCCACTGAAACAGCACCTCATCGAGAGGCAGGAGTACGAGCTGTTGAACGATATATCCGTGATATTTGATGCCATAACTCAGTGCACAGGGAGTGCTTTGGATACGCACAGTTCGGGAGGCAGTTCGGCCACCACTGAACGCAGTTTGAGCGGAGGAAGCTCATCGAGAGCTCCGCCAAAGGGAGTGTACGTGCTGGAAAACGCATTTTGTGACAACTTGAAGCAGCCTCTCAAAACGGGCCACTTCAAGGATGCCCTGCTGACGGTAACTGGTAAATTCGGCAAGAACATCATAAAGTACAAGTTCAATATTTTCGCCgaggaacagcagcagttggTCAGGGAACTAATTCCAGCCAGCGAGCGTTCTCTACCCTTCAAGGACATCAAGGCACGCTACGAGTCGGGAAGTGAGGATCAGGAGGAGGAAATTGTAAGGCGCTGTAAAAAGCCGGCACCCCAGGCACCACACATCAGTCCCGAGGAGAAAACGCTTTACAACCTTTACCTGATCGCCAAAAGCGCGAAGTTTAGCCGGACGCAGTGCGTCGATCGCTATCGAGGTGTCTTCGATGAGTATGCTGCTGGAGAGCTGGTGAATCTGCTCGAGAAACTAGCCCAGGTGATGGTGGAGCATGGTGATAAGCCTGACCAAGCGCAACGTAACTGCTACGAGATGTATTTCGATTACCTGGATCCGGAGATGATCTGGGAGGTGGACGATGCTACGCGGGATCACATAGCTGCCGGCTTTGTGCTGCTCAATGCCCCGGAAAATGCAGAGATTGTGAAGTGTGAGCATTGTTCGTTCCCACTTCGTTTTGATACCTCCTGCCAGTATCATGAGCTTGGAGCAGTGCTCCTGCGTTATTTCTGGTCCCGTGGAGAGCAACTTAAGTGCTTCGATGTGGTTCAATCCGTGCCGGCACTTTTAGACGTGTTAGCTAAATTCTACTTGGCCGAACAGAATCTCACCAAGGTGGTGGCCATCGTCCTCAACTATGGACTACCAGAACTTCTGGCGGACGTGGGCAAGCAACTGAGCGTTGGCGCATGGGGTCGCTGCTTTGAACAGTTCGTGGAACTGCAACGCGGCGGGCGACTGGTGTGCGCCAATTGCGAGTGCATCTCTGGCgtggagcaggagcagttGGGGCGCCACTTCTTCTACAACTGGAATTGCTTCCTCAACATCGCACTGGACCACATGTCCGCCGGGGACACGCTGGCGCTGATCTTCAAGTGGAGCTCATACATTCCAAACGACGCTATCGACCGGGAGTTTTACTCCCGCTGCCTGCTCAAGGGCTAA
- the LOC6536243 gene encoding peroxisomal N(1)-acetyl-spermine/spermidine oxidase translates to MVDKEEPVTPAPSPTEEGMATIGAAGAGDQPQSAGNNTNVKIVIIGAGMAGLSAANHLLQNGCEDFLILEARGRVGGRIVSIPLSNNQKVELGANWIHGVLGNPIFELAVQHGLVSVVNVPKPHKVVATTEDGHQVPFNILQEIYEAYVCFLRRCDEYFLCQYSPPPDIHSVGEHINYEIEIYLSEVQDPKEKRLKQSIFNCLLKRETCITGCNNMNEVDLLELGSYTELQGGNIVLPSGYSSILRPLGAQIPKQSILTKCPVKKIHWKRKKTFTGLETVDENSEDEHSDDSERTVTEVPTGDLRGASVESNTSSNCDFPAGNVRIDCEDGRVFHAAHVICTIPLGVLKNTHRALFDPVLPQYKQESIENLMFGTVDKIFLEYERPFLSADISEIMLLWDDDKRDMNSSEEELASEDYLSKNWFKKIYSFAKVTDTLLLGWVSGREAEYMETLDHKAVAEKCTEILRNFLQDPYVPKPKRCVCTSWKSQDFTGGAYTSIPVGATQEDIENLAQPLYATPQAMKPAIVFAGEHTHSSFYSTVHGAYLSGRTAAQHLLASDEPDEIIMESDGSDLSAWIQGIALD, encoded by the exons ATGGTCGACAAGGAGGAGCCCGTAACACCCGCTCCCTCGCCCACGGAGGAGGGAATGGCCACTATTGGGGCTGCTGGAGCCGGGGATCAGCCACAAAGTGCAGGGAATAATACCAACGTTAAGATCGTGATTATTGGAGCCGGAATGGCTGGCTTATCGGCTGCCAATCACCTTTTGCAAAACGGCTGTGAGGATTTCCTTATTCTGGAGGCACGAGGCCGGGTGGGCGGACGCATAGTGTCCATACCGCTCAGCAATAATCAGAAG GTTGAACTTGGCGCCAACTGGATACACGGCGTCTTGGGCAATCCCATCTTCGAGCTGGCCGTGCAACATGGTCTAGTCAGCGTGGTCAACGTACCAAAACCGCACAAGGTGGTGGCCACCACGGAGGACGGGCACCAGGTGCCCTTCAACATACTTCAGGAGATCTACGAGGCGTACGTCTGCTTTCTGAGGCGCTGCGATGAGTATTTCCTGTGCCAGTACAGCCCGCCACCGGATATACACAGCGTGGGCGAGCACATTAACTATGAGATCGAAATCTACCTGAGCGAGGTCCAGGATCCCAAGGAAAAACGCCTCAAGCAATCCATATTTAACTGCCTGCTCAAGCGAGAGACCTGCATTACCGGCTGCAACAACATGAACGAGGTGGATCTCCTGGAACTTG gCAGCTACACTGAGCTTCAAGGTGGCAATATAGTGTTGCCATCTGGCTACAGCTCTATTCTGCGACCGCTGGGTGCTCAGATACCCAAGCAGTCCATCCTGACCAAATGTCCGGTGAAGAAAATCCACTGGAAGCGAAAAAAGACCTTCACTGGACTGGAGACGGTGGACGAGAACTCGGAGGACGAGCACTCGGATGACTCTGAACGAACGGTGACGGAAGTGCCGACGGGGGATCTTCGTGGCGCCTCCGTGGAGTccaacaccagcagcaattGTGATTTTCCTGCAGGCAACGTGCGCATAGATTGTGAGGACGGTCGAGTGTTTCATGCAGCCCATGTGATATGCACCATACCGCTAGGCGTACTGAAAAACACCCATCGCGCTCTCTTCGACCCTGTGTTGCCGCAGTACAAACAGGAGTCCATCGAGAATCTCATGTTCGGCACCGTGGACAAGATCTTCTTGGAGTACGAGCGACCGTTCCTCAGTGCCGATATATCAGAGATTATGCTTTTGTGGGACGACGATAAGCGGGATATGAACAGCTCCGAGGAGGAGCTAGCCAGCGAAGATTATCTCAGTAAGAATTGGTTCAAGAAGATATATTCGTTTGCCAAGGTGACGGACACGCTGCTCTTGGGCTGGGTTTCGGGCCGGGAGGCGGAATACATGGAGACACTCGACCATAAGGCAGTGGCGGAAAAGTGCACGGAAATACTTAGGAATTTCCTGCAGGATCCTTACGTGCCCAAGCCAAAGCGATGTGTTTG CACCAGTTGGAAGTCGCAGGACTTTACCGGAGGGGCATACACCTCAATACCGGTGGGGGCAACACAGGAGGACATCGAAAACCTCGCCCAGCCCCTCTATGCCACGCCTCAGGCTATGAAG CCCGCCATAGTTTTTGCCGGAGAGCACACCCATTCCAGTTTCTACTCTACTGTACACGGCGCCTATTTGAGCGGACGGACGGCAGCGCAGCATTTGCTGGCGAGCGATGAGCCAGACGAAATCATCATGGAGTCGGACGGCAGTGATCTGAGCGCCTGGATACAGGGCATTGCTCTGGACTGA